A genomic window from Euleptes europaea isolate rEulEur1 chromosome 9, rEulEur1.hap1, whole genome shotgun sequence includes:
- the CNOT6L gene encoding CCR4-NOT transcription complex subunit 6-like, translated as MPKEKYDPPDPRRIYTIMSAEEVANGKKSHWAELEISGRVRSLSTSLWSLTHLTALHLNDNYLTRIPPDIAKLHNLVYLDLSSNKLRSLPAELGNMVSLRELLLNNNLLRVLPYELGRLFQLQTLGLKGNPLSQDILSLYQDPDGTRKLLNYMLDNLAVHPEQLPPRPWITLKERDQILPSASFTVMCYNVLCDKYATRQLYGYCPSWALNWEYRKKGIMEEIVNWDADIISLQEVETEQYFTLFLPALKERGYDGFFSPKSRAKIMSEQERKHVDGCAIFFKTEKFTLVQKHTVEFNQVAMANSEGSEAMLNRVMTKDNIGVAVVLEVHKELFGVGMKPLHTVDNQLLIIANAHMHWDPEYSDVKLVQTMMFVSELKSILEKASGRPGSPSADLSSIPLVLCADLNSLPDSGVVEYLSNGIVADNHKDFKELRYNECLMNFSGNGKNGASEGRITHAFQLKSAYENNLMPYTNYTFDFKGVIDYIFYSNTHMNVLGVLGPLDPQWLVENNISGCPHPHIPSDHFSLLTQLELHPPFLPPINGIHLPTRR; from the exons ATGCCAAAGGAAAAATATGATCCTCCAGATCCTCGCAGAATTTACACCATCATGTCAGCAGAGGAGGTAGCCAATGGGAAGAAGTCCCATTGGGCAGAATTGGAAATCTCGG GTAGAGTGCGGAGCTTAAGTACGTCACTTTGGTCGCTAACGCACTTGACCGCTCTACACCTCAACGACAACTATCTGACTCGCATTCCGCCTGATATTGCCAAGCTTCATAATCTGGTTTACCTGGATCTTTCATCCAACAAACTCAGAAGTTTACCAGCAGAACTAGGAAACATGGTATCTCTCAG GGAATTGCTTTTAAACAACAATTTGTTACGAGTGTTGCCTTATGAACTTGGTCGGCTCTTCCAGCTGCAAACACTAGGTTTGAAAG GCAATCCTTTATCACAAGATATTCTCAGCCTGTACCAGGACCCAGATGGGACTCGGAAACTATTGAACTATATGCTTGACAATCTAGCAG TTCATCCCGAGCAGCTGCCTCCAAGGCCATGGATTACATTAAAAGAACGAGACCAAATTCTGCCCTCAG CTTCGTTTACCGTCATGTGTTACAACGTGTTGTGTGATAAATATGCCACCCGACAGCTCTATGGCTACTGCCCGTCCTGGGCGTTAAACTGGGAGTACAGGAAAAAGGGAATCATGGAAGAAATTGTTAACTGGGATGCAGATATCATTAGCCTTCAG GAAGTAGAAACCGAGCAATACTTCACCCTCTTTCTGCCAGCATTAAAAGAGCGTGGGTATGATGGATTTTTTTCTCCAAAGTCACGTGCCAAAATCATGTCCGAACAGGAGCGGAAGCATGTGGACGGTTGTGCAATATTCTTCAAAACAGAAAA GTTCACATTGGTGCAGAAGCACACGGTCGAGTTCAACCAAGTGGCGATGGCCAACTCGGAAGGATCAGAAGCTATGTTGAACAGAGTGATGACGAAGGACAATATTGGTGTCGCCGTGGTGTTAGAGGTGCACAAAGAACTGTTTGGAGTTG GTATGAAGCCGCTCCATACAGTGGACAACCAGCTGCTTATTATAGCAAACGCCCATATGCATTGGGACCCTGAATACTCAGATGTAAAACTTGTCCAGACCATGATGTTTGTCTCTGAATTGAAAAGTATCCTTGAGAAGGCCTCCGGCAGGCCTGGGAGCCCGTCAGCAGACTTGAGCTCCATCCCTCTGGTGCTGTGTGCAGATCTGAACTCGCTGCCTGATTCAG gtgTGGTGGAATATTTAAGCAACGGAATAGTAGCTGACAACCACAAAGACTTCAAGGAGCTGCGGTACAACGAGTGTCTCATGAACTTCAGTGGTAACGGGAAGAACGGGGCTTCGGAAGGGAGGATCACGCATGCCTTCCAGCTCAAGAGCGCCTATGAAAACAACTTGATGCCTTATACAAATTACACCTTTGATTTCAAA GGTGTGATCGACTACATTTTTTATTCCAATACTCACATGAACGTGCTCGGCGTCCTGGGGCCGCTGGACCCTCAGTGGCTGGTGGAGAACAACATCAGCGGGTGCCCGCACCCCCACATCCCTTCCGACCACTTCTCACTGTTGACGCAGCTTGAGCTCCACCCTCCCTTCCTGCCTCCAATCAACGGCATCCACTTGCCTACCAGGAGGtag